GTCAAACCTAAGTCATTGAATGCAAAAGCTAAACCCTAGCGAGAATAGTTGCGTTCCGCATTCGGCTGAGCAACTTGCTGATTTGCAGGCAAAAAAAAGCCGGGCATAGCCCGGCTTTATGGCTTCAGTCTGTCACGCCTGAACAAAACTGGCAGGGTAGGCGAGGGAGGCCTGGGCGTTTTGCACGTTGCTGAGCGTCTCGCGAACGACCTGCTTGGCGACGCAGGCGCACTTGCCGCACTGGGTGGCGACGCCGGTCGTTTCACGTACTTCACGGTAACTGCAGCAGCCTTCGTAGATGGCATCGCGAATCTGGCCGTCGGTGACACCTTGGCAAAGACAGACGTACATAAAGCACTACCCGTTGAATTCGTTGACGGTTGGGATGCTAATCAGAATGAGAATAATTGTCAAAGTGCGTTCGTCGGGGTTCTCCCGATGAGCGTATCTTTCGTTCGTACCGATGGCGCCGAAGTATGCAGCCAAGATCGGTTTTGACCGCTTTGCGGTAGACTGCGCGCCTTTTCGCCACGGAGGCCGTTCATGGCCCTGCAAGCCACACCCTATAAAGTCGAGCTGAATCTCACGGATCTGGACCGTGGGGTTTAC
This DNA window, taken from Pseudomonas sp. FeN3W, encodes the following:
- a CDS encoding bacterioferritin-associated ferredoxin: MYVCLCQGVTDGQIRDAIYEGCCSYREVRETTGVATQCGKCACVAKQVVRETLSNVQNAQASLAYPASFVQA